The Lentzea guizhouensis genome contains a region encoding:
- a CDS encoding aspartate-semialdehyde dehydrogenase: MTAPVIALVGATGAVGTVMIDIMNTRSSVPWGEIRLIASARSAGKKINVRGQELTVVELSPEAFDGVDIAMFDVPDEVSKEWAPIAAERGAIAIDNSGAFRMDADVPLVVPEVNADQIDNRPRGIISNPNCTTLSMMASLGALHREFELKELVVSSYQAASGAGQSGIDRLYAEISALAGKEAGVAAGDVAEALAAAGLSAEDSPFPAPLVLNVVPWAGSLKDDGWSSEELKVRNEARKILGIPDLKVSATCVRVPVVTTHSLAVHAVFAREVTVEAAHKIFSEQPTIVLVDDPAAQKFPTPADVVGEDPTYVGRVRQALDFPNTLDFFVCGDNLRKGAALNTYEVAEELAKRL; the protein is encoded by the coding sequence ATGACCGCCCCCGTGATCGCGCTCGTCGGCGCGACCGGTGCCGTGGGCACCGTGATGATCGACATCATGAACACCCGCTCCTCCGTGCCGTGGGGCGAGATCCGGCTGATCGCCTCCGCGCGCTCCGCGGGCAAGAAGATCAACGTGCGCGGCCAGGAGCTCACCGTCGTCGAGCTGTCGCCGGAGGCCTTCGACGGCGTCGACATCGCGATGTTCGACGTGCCGGACGAGGTGTCGAAGGAGTGGGCCCCGATCGCCGCCGAGCGCGGGGCCATCGCGATCGACAACTCGGGCGCGTTCCGGATGGACGCGGACGTGCCGCTGGTCGTGCCCGAGGTCAACGCGGACCAGATCGACAACCGCCCGCGCGGCATCATCTCGAACCCGAACTGCACGACGCTGTCGATGATGGCGTCGCTCGGTGCCCTGCACCGCGAGTTCGAGCTGAAGGAACTGGTCGTCTCCTCCTACCAGGCCGCGTCCGGTGCCGGTCAGTCCGGCATCGACCGCCTCTACGCCGAGATCAGCGCGCTGGCCGGCAAGGAGGCGGGTGTCGCCGCGGGTGACGTCGCCGAGGCGCTCGCCGCCGCCGGTCTGTCGGCCGAGGACTCGCCGTTCCCGGCGCCGCTGGTGCTGAACGTGGTGCCGTGGGCGGGCTCGCTGAAGGACGACGGCTGGTCGTCGGAGGAGCTGAAGGTCCGCAACGAGGCCCGCAAGATCCTCGGCATCCCGGACCTGAAGGTCTCCGCCACCTGCGTGCGCGTCCCGGTCGTCACGACGCACTCGCTGGCCGTCCACGCGGTGTTCGCCCGCGAGGTCACGGTCGAGGCGGCGCACAAGATCTTCTCGGAGCAGCCGACGATCGTGCTGGTCGACGACCCGGCCGCGCAGAAGTTCCCGACCCCGGCCGACGTCGTGGGCGAGGACCCGACGTACGTGGGCCGCGTGCGGCAGGCGCTGGACTTCCCGAACACGCTCGACTTCTTCGTGTGCGGCGACAACCTGCGCAAGGGTGCCGCGCTGAACACCTACGAGGTCGCGGAAGAGCTCGCGAAGCGCCTCTGA
- a CDS encoding aspartate kinase, which yields MALVVQKYGGSSVGSAERIKRVAERIVATKKAGNDVVVVVSAMGDTTDELLDLARQVAPVPPARELDMLLTSGERISMSLLAMAINSLGAQARSYTGSQAGVITTSVHGKARIIDVTPSRIQDALSDGAITIVAGFQGVSQDSKEITTLGRGGSDTTAVALAAATKADVCEIYTDVDGVYTADPRIVPNARKLDTITYEEMLEMAACGAKVLMLRCVEYARRYGVPVHVRSSFSNKTGTIVSGSVEDASVEQAMITGVAHDRSEAKITVTAVPDHPGIAAKIFRVVAQAELDIDMVVQNVSTAASGRTDITFTLSKDDGPRAVAALEKARGEIGFDQVLYDEHVGKVSLIGAGMRSHPGVTATFCEALATAGVNIDIISTSEIRISVICRDTQLDDAVRALHDAFDLGTDEEAVVYAGTGR from the coding sequence GTGGCGCTCGTCGTCCAGAAGTACGGCGGTTCATCGGTGGGAAGTGCCGAGCGGATCAAACGCGTGGCCGAGCGCATCGTCGCGACCAAAAAGGCGGGGAACGACGTTGTCGTCGTCGTGTCCGCCATGGGCGACACGACCGATGAGCTGCTCGACCTCGCCCGCCAGGTCGCCCCGGTGCCGCCGGCGCGCGAGCTCGACATGCTCCTCACCTCGGGTGAGCGGATCTCCATGTCGCTGCTCGCGATGGCGATCAACTCACTCGGTGCGCAGGCGCGGTCCTACACGGGCTCGCAGGCCGGCGTGATCACGACGTCGGTGCACGGCAAGGCCCGGATCATCGACGTGACGCCGAGCCGGATCCAGGACGCGCTCTCGGACGGGGCGATCACGATCGTCGCCGGGTTCCAGGGCGTGAGCCAGGACTCCAAGGAGATCACCACGCTCGGCCGCGGCGGCAGCGACACCACGGCGGTGGCGCTCGCGGCGGCGACGAAGGCCGACGTGTGCGAGATCTACACCGACGTGGACGGCGTCTACACCGCCGACCCGCGCATCGTGCCGAACGCGAGGAAGCTCGACACGATCACCTACGAGGAAATGCTCGAGATGGCCGCCTGTGGCGCGAAGGTGCTGATGCTCCGCTGTGTGGAGTACGCCCGCCGCTACGGCGTCCCCGTGCACGTCCGTTCGTCGTTCAGCAACAAGACCGGAACCATCGTGTCCGGTTCAGTGGAGGACGCTTCCGTGGAACAGGCGATGATCACCGGCGTCGCGCACGACCGGTCCGAAGCCAAGATCACCGTTACCGCCGTCCCCGACCACCCCGGCATCGCGGCCAAGATCTTCCGCGTGGTGGCGCAGGCGGAGCTCGACATCGACATGGTCGTGCAGAACGTCTCGACGGCCGCGTCCGGCCGCACCGACATCACGTTCACGCTGTCGAAGGACGACGGCCCGCGTGCGGTGGCGGCACTGGAGAAGGCCCGCGGTGAGATCGGGTTCGACCAGGTCCTCTACGACGAGCACGTCGGCAAGGTGTCGCTGATCGGCGCGGGCATGCGCTCGCACCCCGGTGTCACGGCCACGTTCTGCGAGGCGCTGGCCACGGCCGGCGTCAACATCGACATCATCTCCACCTCGGAGATCCGCATCTCGGTCATCTGCCGCGACACCCAGCTCGACGACGCCGTCCGTGCCCTGCACGACGCGTTCGACCTGGGCACCGACGAAGAGGCCGTCGTCTACGCAGGGACTGGCCGATGA
- a CDS encoding nitroreductase family protein — protein MNELISKRWSPRAFSADAVVTDDELRTLLEAARWAPSHGNSQPARFVVGRRGSPTFVAIFDTLRPGNKTWAVRASVLLIGCVLTTDDRGPIPNTEFGLGLAMENIALQAVDLGLIAHMMGGFDKEEAHSAFAMPADVRPLVAMAVGRLGDLTDLPEDLQAREQRERHRLPLSETVFTGTWGESQFS, from the coding sequence ATGAACGAGCTGATCTCGAAGCGCTGGAGCCCTCGCGCCTTCTCCGCCGACGCCGTGGTGACCGACGACGAGCTGCGCACGCTCCTGGAGGCCGCCCGCTGGGCCCCTTCACACGGCAACAGCCAACCCGCGCGCTTCGTCGTGGGCAGGCGCGGCTCCCCGACCTTCGTCGCGATCTTCGACACCCTGCGTCCCGGCAACAAGACCTGGGCCGTGCGCGCGTCCGTCCTGCTGATCGGCTGCGTGCTCACCACCGACGACCGCGGCCCCATCCCGAACACCGAGTTCGGCTTGGGCCTAGCAATGGAGAACATCGCCCTGCAGGCCGTCGACCTGGGCCTGATCGCGCACATGATGGGCGGCTTCGACAAGGAGGAAGCCCACTCCGCGTTCGCCATGCCCGCCGACGTCCGCCCGCTGGTCGCGATGGCGGTGGGCAGGCTGGGTGACCTCACCGACCTGCCCGAAGACCTCCAGGCCCGCGAACAGCGCGAACGTCACCGCCTCCCGCTCTCCGAAACCGTCTTCACCGGCACCTGGGGCGAGTCACAGTTCAGTTGA